In one Alphaproteobacteria bacterium RIFCSPHIGHO2_01_FULL_41_14 genomic region, the following are encoded:
- a CDS encoding arginine--tRNA ligase translates to MVSIETQLTQKVYSAFQALGFQDQRAAATVKASDRPDLSDYQCNAALSIGKKIGQNPQEIAIDLQKHLSGALPDVKIFVAGPGFLNFKLSDQFLRNALKRSSKIPKVPLETVIFDYGGPNVAKPLHVGHLRSGIIGECLKRLYRYKGHPVIADIHLGDWGTQMGMLIIALKHKHPDLPYFDSSFQGPYPEKSPVSLEGLQEIYPEISAACAANESLAAEAREATYELQQGRPGYRALWQHFVTISMEDMKKNFGRLGVSFDQWFGESRYQQRIPELIQSFERKGVVQESQGALVISLVEEEDKKEMPPLILKKSDGGFLYSTTDLATLDERVHTFKADHIIYVVDGRQSLHFEQVFRAAKKLGYTVKTDFIGFGTMNGADNKPFKTRLGGTMRLEDLIDSLKEEALRKMSETSEKDNFSEDEREEIAEKIGIAALKFADLQHNPVQNYQFDLKKFMSFEGKTGPYLLYALVRVMSILEKSDIKTPSLKGEVLLSQERDTLLKTLQAEEVIDRAYKNLSPHILCDYAFELAQTFSRFYQACPILHEEDKTKKETRLFLCEQVSKTLNTILNLLGIMPVSKM, encoded by the coding sequence ATGGTTTCAATAGAAACGCAATTAACACAAAAAGTCTATTCCGCTTTTCAAGCTTTGGGGTTTCAAGACCAACGAGCTGCAGCAACTGTGAAAGCTTCCGACAGACCTGATTTATCTGATTATCAGTGTAACGCGGCCTTATCTATTGGGAAAAAGATTGGTCAAAATCCTCAAGAAATCGCTATCGATCTTCAAAAACACCTCTCAGGTGCCTTGCCGGATGTCAAAATATTTGTGGCAGGGCCTGGGTTTTTAAATTTTAAGTTATCAGATCAATTTTTAAGGAACGCTCTTAAAAGATCTTCTAAGATTCCAAAGGTTCCTTTGGAAACGGTAATTTTTGATTATGGAGGTCCGAATGTAGCCAAGCCTCTGCATGTGGGGCATTTAAGGTCCGGTATTATTGGGGAGTGTTTGAAGCGTCTTTATCGCTATAAAGGCCATCCCGTTATTGCTGACATTCATTTGGGGGATTGGGGTACGCAGATGGGAATGCTTATCATTGCCTTAAAGCATAAACACCCTGACTTACCCTACTTTGACTCTTCGTTTCAGGGGCCTTATCCTGAAAAATCTCCGGTCTCCTTAGAGGGTCTTCAAGAAATTTACCCTGAGATTTCGGCTGCTTGCGCGGCTAATGAGTCTTTAGCAGCTGAGGCGCGAGAGGCGACTTACGAATTGCAACAGGGCCGTCCTGGATACAGAGCGCTATGGCAGCACTTTGTGACCATTTCTATGGAAGATATGAAGAAAAACTTTGGTCGATTAGGAGTTTCCTTTGACCAATGGTTTGGAGAAAGTCGGTATCAACAAAGAATCCCAGAGTTAATACAATCTTTTGAAAGGAAGGGGGTTGTCCAAGAAAGCCAAGGTGCTCTGGTTATCTCCCTGGTGGAAGAAGAGGATAAAAAAGAAATGCCACCCCTCATTTTAAAGAAATCAGACGGGGGATTTTTGTACTCAACCACTGACTTGGCAACTTTGGATGAGCGCGTCCACACATTTAAAGCCGATCACATTATTTATGTGGTGGATGGTCGGCAAAGCCTTCATTTCGAACAGGTTTTCCGTGCTGCCAAAAAATTAGGATATACTGTCAAAACAGATTTTATTGGGTTCGGTACGATGAATGGTGCTGACAATAAACCTTTCAAAACCCGTTTAGGGGGGACGATGCGGTTGGAAGATTTGATAGACAGTCTTAAAGAAGAAGCCCTCAGAAAAATGTCTGAAACGAGCGAGAAGGATAATTTTTCAGAAGATGAACGGGAAGAAATTGCAGAAAAAATAGGTATTGCCGCCCTTAAATTTGCAGATTTACAGCATAATCCTGTTCAGAACTACCAATTTGATTTAAAAAAATTTATGAGTTTTGAAGGGAAAACAGGCCCTTATCTTCTTTATGCGTTGGTGCGCGTTATGTCTATTTTGGAAAAATCAGATATTAAAACGCCGAGCCTTAAAGGAGAGGTTCTTTTATCTCAAGAGCGAGACACCTTGTTAAAAACCCTGCAAGCCGAAGAGGTCATTGATCGGGCGTATAAAAACTTATCTCCTCATATTCTCTGTGATTATGCTTTTGAGTTGGCTCAAACTTTCAGCCGTTTTTACCAAGCTTGCCCCATTTTGCACGAGGAAGATAAGACCAAAAAAGAAACGCGATTATTCTTGTGTGAGCAAGTGTCAAAAACGCTTAATACAATATTGAATCTTTTAGGTATTATGCCTGTTTCTAAGATGTAG